Proteins from a single region of Cytophagaceae bacterium:
- a CDS encoding glucosidase produces MTLLKEKLRLAERSDNKGWKKWGPYLSERQWGTVREDYSIYGDAWNYFSHDMARSRAYRWGEDGIGGISDNKQHICLALAFWNHKDDILKERLFGLTNNEGNHGEDVKELYYYLDSTPTHSYMKMLYKYPIGEFPYDQLVKANKERGIDALEYELVDTGIFEDDNYFDIFIEYAKKDINDIYVKVSAHNRSNHNAPLTVLPTVWFRNTWDWGYDEYEEKPILKAINDQKIEVKHRLFDPMWVYFKEADELIFCENETNLEKVFGKDNESEFLKDGINEYIINGKKDAVNKYLSGTKMSAKYSKIIKVGSSVEYYFRFCDQENLENPLQDAEETFETAKKDADDFYAFVQKDIKSEEEKAIQRQAFAGMMWSKQFYYYNIDQWMNGDPKMPFEFRGRAFERNSPWKHAYMANILSMPDKWEYPWFAAWDLAFHTATLARIDPDFAKRQLAVVLREYYMHPNGQIPAYEWNFSDVNPPVHAWATWKVYETDKEMNGGVGDVKFLERIFHKLLLNFTWWVNQKDEDGNNIFGGGFLGLDNIGVFDRNAQIPGLKLQQADATGWMAIYTLNMLKIACEISLERPAYQDMASKFFEHFLYIAAAINQPISESNMGLWDEEDQFYYDKIYTPDAHTLFLKIRSLVGLIPLCAVEVIDEELLNKLPDFKRRLEWILKNRPDLASLISRWHEPGKGETHLLSLLRGHRMRMVFKKLFDESEFLSDYGIRSLSKFHKDSPYHFNLKGENLKVEYTPGESDLTIMGGNSNWRGPVWFPLNYLIINSLHKYSQYYGEDYEVEYPTNSGQIVTIKEAATEISKRLVNLFKKDKSAKMPFNGEEKTFNESPHFKDYYLFFEYFHGDNGRGLGAAHQTGWTGLVADLIQEVNQE; encoded by the coding sequence ATGACCTTATTAAAAGAAAAACTAAGGCTGGCCGAAAGATCTGACAATAAAGGCTGGAAAAAATGGGGTCCTTATTTATCAGAAAGACAATGGGGTACCGTAAGGGAAGACTATAGCATATATGGTGACGCCTGGAACTACTTCAGCCATGACATGGCTCGTTCACGTGCTTACAGATGGGGGGAAGACGGAATTGGGGGAATCTCTGATAATAAACAACATATATGCCTGGCACTGGCTTTCTGGAACCACAAAGATGACATTCTTAAAGAAAGACTTTTTGGGCTTACCAACAATGAAGGCAATCATGGTGAAGATGTAAAAGAGCTGTATTATTATCTCGACAGCACGCCTACACATTCCTACATGAAAATGCTGTACAAATATCCTATTGGTGAATTTCCTTATGACCAATTGGTAAAAGCCAACAAAGAAAGAGGAATCGATGCCCTTGAATATGAACTGGTGGATACCGGCATTTTCGAAGATGATAATTATTTTGATATTTTTATCGAATATGCAAAAAAAGACATCAATGATATTTATGTAAAAGTTTCTGCTCACAACCGGAGCAATCATAATGCCCCGCTTACTGTTTTGCCCACAGTATGGTTCAGAAATACCTGGGATTGGGGTTACGATGAATATGAAGAAAAACCGATTCTAAAAGCCATTAATGATCAAAAAATAGAAGTGAAACACCGCTTGTTTGATCCTATGTGGGTGTATTTCAAAGAAGCCGACGAGCTGATCTTTTGTGAAAATGAAACCAATCTTGAAAAAGTATTTGGAAAAGATAACGAAAGTGAGTTTTTGAAAGATGGAATAAACGAATACATTATTAATGGCAAAAAAGATGCTGTAAATAAATATTTGAGCGGCACTAAAATGTCGGCTAAATATTCCAAAATCATCAAAGTAGGCTCATCAGTCGAATATTATTTTAGATTCTGTGATCAGGAAAATCTGGAAAATCCACTGCAGGACGCTGAAGAAACTTTCGAAACCGCAAAAAAAGATGCGGATGATTTTTATGCTTTTGTACAAAAAGACATAAAATCAGAAGAAGAAAAGGCCATACAAAGGCAGGCATTCGCAGGAATGATGTGGAGTAAGCAATTTTATTATTACAACATAGACCAGTGGATGAACGGTGACCCAAAAATGCCGTTTGAGTTCAGAGGAAGGGCATTTGAGCGAAATTCTCCCTGGAAGCATGCCTACATGGCCAATATACTTTCGATGCCCGATAAATGGGAATATCCCTGGTTTGCGGCATGGGATTTGGCGTTTCATACGGCTACTTTGGCCCGCATTGACCCCGATTTTGCAAAAAGGCAATTGGCGGTAGTTTTAAGAGAATATTATATGCACCCCAACGGCCAGATTCCGGCCTATGAGTGGAATTTTTCGGACGTAAACCCACCCGTACACGCCTGGGCGACCTGGAAAGTATATGAAACCGACAAAGAGATGAACGGTGGAGTGGGAGACGTGAAGTTTCTGGAAAGGATTTTTCATAAGCTACTTCTCAATTTTACCTGGTGGGTCAACCAAAAAGACGAAGATGGCAATAATATTTTTGGCGGAGGGTTCCTTGGACTGGATAACATCGGGGTTTTTGACCGCAATGCTCAGATTCCCGGGCTCAAACTTCAACAAGCCGACGCCACCGGTTGGATGGCCATTTATACGCTGAATATGCTGAAAATCGCCTGTGAGATTTCACTGGAAAGGCCAGCTTATCAGGACATGGCCTCCAAGTTTTTTGAACATTTTCTGTACATTGCAGCTGCCATCAATCAACCCATCAGCGAGTCAAATATGGGGCTTTGGGACGAAGAAGATCAGTTTTATTATGACAAAATATATACCCCCGACGCCCATACTTTATTCCTGAAAATCAGGTCATTGGTAGGATTGATTCCCCTTTGTGCGGTTGAGGTAATTGATGAGGAATTATTGAACAAACTTCCCGATTTTAAAAGACGACTGGAATGGATTCTGAAAAACCGCCCTGATCTGGCTTCATTGATTTCGAGATGGCATGAGCCCGGCAAAGGAGAAACGCATTTATTGTCACTTTTGAGGGGACACAGGATGCGTATGGTATTCAAAAAACTTTTTGATGAAAGTGAATTTTTGTCTGATTACGGTATAAGGTCACTGTCAAAATTCCATAAAGATTCTCCTTATCATTTTAATTTAAAAGGAGAAAATCTTAAAGTGGAATATACGCCAGGTGAGTCAGACCTTACAATTATGGGTGGAAATTCCAACTGGCGTGGGCCGGTGTGGTTTCCACTTAATTATTTAATAATAAATTCCTTACATAAATATTCCCAATATTATGGTGAGGATTATGAGGTAGAATATCCGACCAATTCGGGGCAAATCGTAACTATTAAGGAAGCTGCTACAGAAATTTCAAAAAGGCTTGTAAACCTTTTCAAAAAAGACAAATCAGCAAAAATGCCATTTAATGGTGAGGAAAAAACCTTCAATGAAAGCCCTCATTTCAAAGATTACTATTTGTTCTTCGAGTATTTTCATGGTGACAATGGCCGTGGGCTGGGTGCTGCCCACCAAACCGGCTGGACGGGTCTGGTGGCAGATTTGATTCAGGAAGTAAATCAGGAATAA
- a CDS encoding biotin--[acetyl-CoA-carboxylase] ligase has product MLKIRPKTFFVGKNVIFLPSCHSTNDIASEIIQNSEFIDGTVILTDLQTQGKGQRGNIWESSSEMNILMSLMLQTDFLTLNNQYDLSICTALSVIESLSEIIPGGDLKIKWPNDIFYKNQKLGGILIENSLSGNRMDKSIVGIGININQTVFENPRATSMAKILEKVLDRGTIIEKILEHFEKNVLALKSGHFEKLKFSYLNHLLRFRKSGFYKANEIVFEGIIDDVARNGLLKINVENQEKYYNIKELEYIF; this is encoded by the coding sequence TTGCTCAAAATTCGACCCAAAACTTTTTTTGTCGGGAAAAATGTAATTTTCCTGCCATCTTGTCATTCTACCAACGATATAGCGAGTGAAATAATTCAAAATTCTGAGTTTATTGACGGAACTGTCATACTTACCGATTTGCAAACTCAGGGAAAAGGCCAGAGAGGAAATATTTGGGAAAGTAGTTCTGAAATGAACATTTTGATGAGCTTAATGTTGCAAACAGACTTCTTAACCCTTAATAATCAATACGATCTGAGTATTTGCACTGCTTTATCAGTCATAGAGTCACTTTCAGAAATTATACCTGGCGGTGACCTGAAAATCAAATGGCCAAATGATATTTTTTACAAAAATCAAAAATTAGGTGGTATCCTGATTGAAAACAGTCTTTCGGGAAATAGGATGGACAAATCAATAGTTGGGATTGGGATAAATATTAATCAAACGGTTTTTGAAAACCCCAGAGCTACCTCAATGGCAAAAATTTTAGAAAAAGTCCTTGATCGGGGTACAATTATTGAAAAAATTTTGGAACATTTCGAAAAGAATGTTTTGGCATTAAAAAGCGGGCATTTTGAAAAGTTAAAGTTCAGCTATTTAAATCACCTTTTAAGATTCAGGAAATCAGGATTTTACAAAGCAAATGAAATAGTTTTTGAAGGAATAATTGATGATGTTGCACGTAACGGACTTTTAAAAATAAATGTAGAAAATCAAGAAAAATATTACAATATCAAGGAATTAGAATACATTTTTTAG
- the rsfS gene encoding ribosome silencing factor has translation MKKTKNISSEQLCDFVIHGMQEKKGFDIVKLDLRKIPGTITDFFVICSGNSDTQIDAVAGSVEEEVVKSAKELPWHKEGIQNKEWILLDYIDVVVHVFKKDRREFYDIESLWGDADFSYYGDTLVASRVPL, from the coding sequence ATGAAAAAAACTAAGAATATTTCGAGTGAACAGCTTTGCGATTTTGTAATTCACGGAATGCAGGAAAAAAAAGGATTTGATATTGTAAAGCTTGATCTGAGAAAAATTCCGGGAACAATTACCGATTTTTTTGTTATATGTTCAGGAAACTCCGACACACAGATTGACGCTGTTGCGGGATCGGTTGAGGAGGAAGTGGTAAAATCAGCAAAAGAACTTCCATGGCACAAAGAGGGGATTCAAAATAAAGAATGGATTCTTCTGGATTATATTGACGTGGTGGTTCATGTATTTAAAAAAGACCGCAGAGAATTTTATGATATCGAATCCCTCTGGGGCGATGCAGATTTTTCGTATTACGGCGATACTTTGGTGGCATCAAGAGTGCCTTTATAA
- the ftsH gene encoding ATP-dependent zinc metalloprotease FtsH: MSDNNNIPQPRKKINPNPGGIQGWVIAGLIFAIIGLLFINGSTKLGSVSYKSFEKMVSKGDVDKVSIVKGTNALEINLTPQALQKAEYTKSLGQNKFSTGPHLKVDIISEDSFMNEYTHFLEKSTLPDDVKSRLYPETVSRSDYMSIFWQWFPLIFFFGLMYFVMTRMSGGGPGGALFNIGKSKAALFDADNKVKITFVDVAGLDEAKEELTEIVEFLKKPGKYTELGGKIPKGALLVGPPGTGKTLMAKAVAGEASVPFFSLSGSDFVEMFVGVGAARVRDLFKQAKEKAPCIIFIDEIDAVGRSRGKGAMPGGNDERENTLNSLLVEMDGFGSDSGIIILAATNRPDVLDPALLRPGRFDRQISVDVPDINGREAIFKVHLKPVKTAEEVDPKKLAAQTPGFAGAEIANVCNEAALLAARRGKKQVEMKDFQDAIDREIGGLEKKNKLISPEEKEIVAFHEAGHAITGWFLEHANPLVKVSIVPRGIAALGYAQYLPREQYLYRTEQLFDEMCMSLGGRAAEEVVFGKISTGALSDLEKITKMAYSMVTIYGMNDKIGNVSFYDSKGQNEYSFTKPYSDQTAQLIDEEVKKLIDIAYTTTKELLVEKRDKLDILAKELLKREIIYQHDLEELIGKRPFEKETSYQEFMNKKDDEPVAQPQEEKAEETEQSQAN, from the coding sequence ATGTCAGATAACAACAATATTCCTCAACCGAGAAAAAAAATTAACCCTAATCCCGGTGGAATACAAGGGTGGGTCATTGCTGGTTTAATTTTCGCTATTATTGGGTTGCTATTTATCAATGGTTCTACCAAGCTGGGTTCTGTTTCTTACAAATCATTTGAAAAAATGGTAAGTAAAGGTGACGTGGACAAAGTTTCTATTGTAAAAGGTACCAATGCACTGGAGATAAACCTAACTCCCCAGGCTCTTCAAAAAGCCGAATATACCAAAAGTTTGGGTCAAAATAAGTTCTCAACAGGCCCCCATTTAAAAGTTGATATCATTTCGGAAGATTCGTTTATGAATGAATACACGCATTTTCTGGAGAAATCAACATTACCTGATGACGTAAAATCAAGATTATATCCTGAAACCGTAAGCAGGTCAGACTATATGAGTATTTTCTGGCAGTGGTTTCCTTTGATTTTCTTTTTTGGTTTGATGTATTTTGTAATGACCCGTATGTCAGGAGGTGGCCCGGGTGGGGCACTCTTCAATATTGGGAAATCGAAAGCAGCTCTTTTTGATGCCGACAATAAAGTTAAAATCACATTTGTGGATGTAGCAGGTCTGGATGAAGCCAAAGAAGAGTTAACAGAGATTGTTGAGTTTTTGAAAAAACCGGGCAAATACACTGAGTTGGGTGGAAAAATACCAAAAGGAGCCTTGCTTGTAGGCCCTCCGGGAACAGGTAAAACCCTGATGGCAAAGGCAGTAGCAGGTGAAGCCTCAGTTCCGTTTTTCTCACTTTCAGGTTCTGATTTTGTTGAAATGTTTGTGGGAGTAGGTGCAGCACGTGTGCGTGACCTTTTCAAACAAGCGAAGGAAAAAGCACCTTGTATTATTTTTATAGATGAAATTGACGCTGTAGGTCGTAGCCGTGGAAAAGGTGCAATGCCTGGTGGTAACGATGAGCGTGAAAATACATTGAACTCGCTTTTGGTCGAAATGGATGGGTTTGGTTCTGATTCCGGAATCATAATTCTTGCTGCAACTAACCGTCCTGACGTTTTGGATCCTGCATTACTTCGTCCGGGTCGTTTTGACCGCCAGATAAGTGTAGATGTCCCTGATATCAATGGTCGCGAGGCGATATTTAAAGTTCACCTTAAGCCGGTAAAAACCGCCGAAGAAGTTGATCCTAAGAAACTTGCCGCACAAACACCAGGTTTTGCCGGTGCCGAAATTGCCAACGTATGTAACGAAGCTGCCCTTTTGGCTGCACGTAGAGGCAAAAAACAGGTAGAAATGAAAGATTTTCAGGATGCCATAGACCGTGAAATTGGTGGACTTGAAAAGAAAAATAAACTAATTTCCCCTGAAGAAAAAGAAATTGTGGCTTTCCATGAAGCCGGACACGCCATCACAGGTTGGTTTTTAGAGCATGCCAATCCATTGGTAAAAGTGAGTATCGTGCCGAGAGGAATTGCGGCTCTGGGTTATGCCCAATATCTGCCTAGGGAGCAGTATTTGTATCGTACAGAGCAGCTTTTTGATGAAATGTGTATGTCGTTGGGTGGTAGAGCTGCAGAAGAAGTGGTTTTTGGGAAAATATCGACAGGTGCCCTGAGCGACCTTGAAAAAATCACCAAAATGGCCTACAGTATGGTAACTATTTATGGTATGAATGATAAAATCGGAAACGTTTCGTTTTATGATTCTAAAGGTCAGAACGAATATTCTTTCACTAAGCCATATTCTGATCAAACTGCCCAGTTGATTGACGAAGAAGTTAAAAAACTGATTGATATTGCTTATACTACAACCAAAGAATTGTTGGTCGAAAAACGCGACAAACTGGATATACTCGCTAAAGAACTTCTAAAACGTGAGATTATTTATCAGCATGATCTTGAAGAACTTATTGGTAAAAGGCCTTTTGAGAAAGAGACTTCTTATCAGGAGTTTATGAATAAAAAAGATGATGAACCGGTAGCTCAGCCGCAGGAAGAAAAAGCTGAAGAAACTGAACAATCGCAAGCCAATTGA
- the ggt gene encoding gamma-glutamyltransferase: MKLKYWSITLLIIFLGSCKTQKSSKKDIEEKKDLFSLFEEDPDNKTFYSDKKGVLGKKGMVASAHHEASQAGLDILKQGGNAVDAAVATHFALAVVFPFAGNLGGGGFAVIRENNGKAFTLDFREKAPLKAHRDMYLDSAGNVINGLSLKGHLASGVPGSVDGMVEMHQKHGKLPWAKLLEPAIKLAKEGVVLTEREALGLNNNVQVFEEVNGKDSPYFKKPDGTKWVKGDILIQKDLAATLEEIQKHKREGFYSGKVADQLVHEMKKGGGIISLEDLKKYHSAWRAPMEAKYKNFNIITMPPSSSGGVALIQLLRFTEPFPLQKWGWNSEKTVQVMIEAERRVYADRAKWMGDMDFVKVPMEELTSYKYLRDRWSTFDSLKATKSSDISGGLVPGYESDETTHYSVVDGDGNAVSITTTLNGAYGSKVIVQGAGFLMNNEMDDFSIKAGVPNMFGLIGNKANEIVPEKRMLSSMTPTIVEKDGKLLMVVGTPGGSTIITSVYQTILNVTDHKMSMQQAVNALKFHHQWLPDRTVFEPNALTENALKGLRNKGFEIDQQKGTLGRMDCIMVHPDGTLEGASDPRADNTSLGF; the protein is encoded by the coding sequence ATGAAACTAAAATATTGGTCAATCACGCTGCTCATCATTTTTTTGGGCTCATGTAAAACACAAAAATCTTCGAAAAAAGATATTGAAGAAAAAAAAGATCTGTTTTCTCTTTTTGAAGAGGATCCCGACAACAAGACTTTCTATTCAGACAAGAAAGGAGTGCTTGGAAAAAAAGGAATGGTGGCATCGGCTCATCACGAAGCCAGTCAAGCGGGTCTGGATATTCTCAAACAAGGTGGAAATGCAGTTGACGCTGCCGTTGCCACACATTTTGCACTAGCTGTGGTTTTCCCATTTGCAGGAAATCTTGGAGGAGGCGGGTTTGCTGTAATCAGAGAAAATAACGGAAAAGCATTTACACTTGATTTTAGAGAAAAAGCACCTCTGAAAGCTCATCGTGACATGTATCTGGATTCTGCTGGAAACGTCATAAATGGACTAAGTTTGAAAGGCCACCTTGCATCAGGCGTTCCGGGATCGGTTGATGGCATGGTTGAAATGCACCAAAAACATGGAAAATTACCCTGGGCAAAACTCCTCGAGCCCGCCATAAAACTTGCAAAAGAAGGTGTTGTTTTAACTGAAAGAGAAGCATTGGGACTCAATAATAATGTTCAGGTATTTGAAGAAGTAAACGGAAAAGATTCACCTTATTTTAAAAAACCGGATGGCACAAAATGGGTAAAAGGGGATATTTTGATTCAAAAAGACCTTGCTGCAACCCTTGAAGAAATCCAGAAACACAAGAGAGAAGGATTTTATTCCGGAAAAGTTGCGGATCAGTTAGTACATGAAATGAAAAAAGGCGGAGGAATAATTTCATTGGAAGATTTGAAAAAGTACCATTCGGCGTGGAGAGCTCCGATGGAGGCTAAATACAAAAATTTTAATATCATCACTATGCCACCTTCCTCAAGCGGGGGGGTGGCTTTAATACAACTTTTGCGATTCACCGAGCCATTTCCACTACAGAAATGGGGGTGGAATTCGGAGAAAACCGTTCAAGTCATGATAGAGGCTGAAAGGCGGGTTTATGCTGACCGGGCAAAATGGATGGGCGACATGGACTTTGTGAAAGTACCAATGGAAGAACTTACCAGCTACAAATATTTGAGAGATAGATGGAGTACTTTTGACAGTTTAAAAGCTACAAAAAGTTCCGATATTTCAGGGGGATTGGTTCCGGGTTATGAGTCTGATGAGACTACGCACTATTCTGTGGTAGATGGCGACGGAAATGCCGTTTCAATCACCACCACCCTCAATGGTGCTTACGGTAGCAAGGTGATAGTGCAGGGAGCAGGATTTTTGATGAATAATGAAATGGATGACTTTAGTATCAAAGCCGGAGTACCCAATATGTTTGGATTGATTGGAAATAAAGCCAATGAAATAGTTCCGGAAAAACGTATGCTGAGTTCAATGACACCCACTATAGTAGAGAAAGACGGAAAACTTCTGATGGTGGTGGGCACACCCGGAGGAAGTACTATCATAACCTCAGTTTATCAGACTATTTTGAATGTTACAGACCATAAAATGAGTATGCAACAGGCAGTAAATGCCCTGAAGTTTCACCATCAATGGTTACCTGACCGAACAGTTTTTGAGCCTAATGCCCTTACTGAAAATGCTCTGAAAGGGCTACGAAATAAAGGTTTTGAAATAGACCAGCAAAAAGGTACTCTCGGAAGAATGGACTGTATCATGGTACATCCTGATGGCACCCTGGAAGGAGCCTCTGACCCGAGGGCTGACAATACAAGTTTGGGTTTTTGA
- a CDS encoding ABC transporter permease gives MLFIKLTFESFRFAWQALKSNLLRTILSLSGVTIGIFSIIGVYTMVDSLEANIKNSLSSIGDKVIYVEKFPWQFGDGEYPWWRYFRRPRPKYSEYKYLKENLETARAVTIMDWYLASAKYKNSNYNSLCQGITYDFNLITEVPILSGRYFSPNEIESGRNVAVLGGEVADVLFGEEDPLGKPVKIKGENFVVIGVQEKKGKQLVDVGGNPDQKIYIPFVKHKRMFSSGNLYGTISVQAFETDAKMVKLENEIRGKMRTVRGLRPLDEDNFALNRPDAAANFLTSIFGSLRAGGFVIGLFSLLIGGFGIANIMFVSVKERTNIIGIQKSLGAKNFFILFQFLFEALFLCLIGGLFGLLLVYLASFIQLGSLDIILSSGNIIFGLTISSVIGIIAGMIPATQAARMDPVIAIRAK, from the coding sequence ATGCTATTCATAAAATTGACTTTCGAAAGCTTCAGATTTGCATGGCAGGCATTAAAATCTAATCTTCTTCGCACTATTCTATCTTTATCAGGTGTAACCATTGGTATATTTTCGATAATCGGTGTTTATACCATGGTAGATTCTTTGGAAGCAAATATCAAGAATAGTTTGAGTTCCATTGGTGACAAGGTAATATATGTAGAAAAATTTCCATGGCAATTTGGTGACGGGGAATATCCCTGGTGGCGTTATTTCAGAAGACCAAGACCCAAATATTCTGAATACAAATATTTGAAAGAGAATCTCGAAACAGCCAGAGCAGTAACCATCATGGACTGGTATTTGGCTTCTGCAAAATATAAAAACTCAAATTATAATTCGCTTTGTCAGGGTATTACTTATGATTTTAATCTCATTACTGAGGTTCCGATTTTATCAGGAAGATATTTTTCTCCCAACGAAATTGAATCTGGTCGTAATGTGGCCGTTTTGGGTGGGGAAGTTGCCGATGTGCTCTTTGGAGAGGAAGACCCTCTGGGAAAACCTGTCAAGATTAAAGGTGAAAATTTCGTGGTGATAGGTGTGCAGGAAAAAAAAGGGAAACAACTGGTTGATGTTGGTGGAAATCCAGATCAGAAAATTTACATTCCTTTTGTAAAACATAAAAGGATGTTCAGCTCAGGTAATCTTTATGGAACTATTTCGGTGCAAGCTTTTGAAACGGATGCCAAAATGGTTAAGCTGGAAAACGAAATCAGAGGTAAAATGCGTACTGTCAGAGGTTTAAGACCTTTAGATGAAGATAATTTTGCCTTGAATCGCCCTGATGCAGCGGCTAATTTCCTAACCTCAATATTTGGTTCATTGAGGGCTGGCGGATTTGTGATTGGATTATTTTCTTTATTGATTGGCGGGTTTGGAATCGCTAATATTATGTTTGTTTCTGTCAAAGAAAGAACCAATATCATTGGAATTCAAAAATCTCTGGGAGCCAAAAACTTCTTTATTCTGTTTCAATTTCTATTTGAAGCCTTATTCCTGTGCCTTATCGGCGGCTTGTTTGGTTTATTATTGGTTTATTTGGCCAGTTTTATTCAATTAGGTAGCCTGGATATTATTCTTTCATCCGGAAATATTATTTTCGGGTTGACAATTTCAAGTGTTATAGGAATAATTGCAGGTATGATTCCGGCCACCCAGGCCGCACGTATGGATCCTGTGATTGCGATCAGAGCTAAGTAA
- a CDS encoding universal stress protein has translation MKTILVPTDFNLAAEKAMSVAVMLASKIDARVKLMTMLRFPKLTFALVESSTQSSVEYLESLRGEAQREIQRWKDWYPDVEIEGIVKEDFDQLIPAILSEEADLIVMGSEGANGWKDYLSGTNSQNVIRKADCPVLVLKENTQLDKLDRILFVTDFEKTGFIEKSQELLNLKNTKNHFVFIDAGEYDEDRKELYDRAKEVEKEYKIQNFDFEIYHHDNIPGGIIQYAEKLKIDLIVMYTHGRKGMQRFLFGSIAEQVVNSSTTPVLSVLEH, from the coding sequence ATGAAAACTATTTTAGTGCCAACCGATTTCAATCTTGCCGCTGAAAAGGCCATGTCAGTAGCAGTAATGCTGGCTTCGAAGATCGATGCCAGAGTGAAATTGATGACAATGTTACGGTTTCCAAAACTTACTTTTGCCCTTGTTGAAAGCTCAACCCAAAGCTCAGTAGAGTACCTTGAATCATTGCGGGGGGAAGCTCAAAGAGAGATTCAACGTTGGAAAGATTGGTATCCTGATGTTGAAATTGAAGGTATTGTTAAAGAAGATTTTGACCAACTGATTCCTGCCATTTTAAGTGAGGAGGCTGACCTTATAGTGATGGGTTCAGAAGGAGCAAATGGGTGGAAAGACTACCTGTCGGGAACCAATTCTCAAAATGTTATCAGAAAAGCAGATTGCCCTGTGTTGGTTTTGAAAGAAAATACTCAGCTAGATAAACTGGATAGAATACTCTTTGTAACAGACTTTGAAAAAACCGGATTTATTGAAAAATCTCAGGAGTTGTTGAATTTGAAAAATACCAAAAATCATTTTGTTTTTATTGATGCCGGTGAATACGACGAAGACCGAAAAGAACTTTACGACAGAGCAAAAGAAGTAGAAAAAGAGTATAAAATTCAAAATTTCGATTTTGAAATTTATCACCATGACAATATCCCCGGAGGTATAATCCAATATGCCGAAAAATTAAAAATAGATCTTATTGTGATGTACACACATGGTCGTAAAGGCATGCAGCGTTTCCTTTTCGGAAGTATAGCCGAGCAAGTGGTAAATAGCTCAACTACACCGGTTTTAAGCGTTCTGGAGCACTAA